AGTCCGTCCTTCTCCGAATCGTAGCATACGTTGCCGTTCAAAAGTGTGATGGTATAGGCATAAGTGACACGCTGGCCGTGACGGATGGTATCGCCTTCACCCTCTTTCAGGATCATGTATCGCAACCCTGAACCGGTCTCCTGCATTTCCCATTTGCGCCGGGCGATATAGTGTTCGATCTCATACGCTTCATTGCGGACAAGCATCGTATTTGCTTTCTGGAGTTTGTTCTTGACAACGGAAGGGCGCAGATGTGGTTCCGCAGGTGCATCGCTTTTGCTGTTGCAGGACCACACCAGGATGCCAAGGGCAAACGCTATGTACTTTCCAAATGTCAAGCAGACCAGAGTTTGTCTTTGTAACGCGGCAACAGCTCCGTAAATTTTTTCACCGTTTCTTCCATTGACAATGCGGAAGATCCACCCGCCGCATTGCGGTGTCCTCCACCATCAAAATGATCGCG
This region of Flavobacteriales bacterium genomic DNA includes:
- a CDS encoding FKBP-type peptidyl-prolyl cis-trans isomerase, which translates into the protein MTFGKYIAFALGILVWSCNSKSDAPAEPHLRPSVVKNKLQKANTMLVRNEAYEIEHYIARRKWEMQETGSGLRYMILKEGEGDTIRHGQRVTYAYTITLLNGNVCYDSEKDGLKTFAVGSDQIESGVLEMVQLINKGTKVKMILPSHLAFGLVGDDNKIPSRATLVYDLEIVEVK